AGCTTTGATCATCCTACCAACGCATGGCTTCCTGGAGCAAAGCTCGGATACAACAAGTTGACAGGACGAGATTGGTTCCTCACTTCGTGGAGGAACCCAGAAGACCCTTCGCCGGGAATGTTTACTATGGAGTTGGATCCGAATGGCAGCGACCAGTTGAACCTTTTGAGAGATCGGAGACAGCGCTACTGGGCCTCCGGGCTTTGCACTGGCGACACGTTTAGTGGCATCCCAGAGATAAAATCGAACCACTTCGTCGACTTCAGCCAAGTTTCCAACACGAATGTGAACGAGTTCAGCTACCGCGTCCGTGACAGCGCCGCCACACACTACATAATGCTGGATTTCACTGGTGAAATGAAGAGGCAGAAATGGGACGATGAGGCCAAAGAGATGTTGCAGTTCTGCTCGCTTCCGTGGGATCCATGTGATGTCGACGGTCGCTGTGGGCCGTTCGGTAGCTGTGACAACTTCACCTCTCCTCCCTGTCACTGTTTGCAGGGATTCAACCCACGGTCACGGAATGAATGGGCCCTGGGAGATTACACCGGAGGGTGCGTCCGAAGAACCCCTCTACGCTGTGGGGAAAGAGATGGATTCCTCGAGTTACCCAACACGCAGCTGCCCGCCAGCCCCGTGCGCATGTCAACCATCGGCGGCCGAGAAGAGTGTCGAATTGCTTGCTTGCGGAATTGTTCTTGTACTGCTTATGCTTTTCACTCCAATTGTTCGATTTGGCAGGGCGACCTTGTCAACCTCAAATATTTGGGTTCGAGCAACGGAGCAGAATCAGGAGCCATTTATGTTCGTGTTGACGCTTCAGAATTGGCGGATAATGATCATAAGAACAGGAAAAAGACGGCGACGATTGTCGTCGGTGCATTGTCAGGTATTGCTGCTATCGCTGTCGTCGTCTTGCTTTTGGCCTTGAGATACCGCAAAGGGGCAACCGTCGGAGCTTCAGAAGGCGTTCAAGGTCCTCTAATTGCATTCGACTACAAGCTCATAAGAAAAGCCACCAAGGGCTTCTCCGAGAAACTCGGGCGAGGAAGCTTCGGGTCGGTGTTCAAGGGAGAGCTGCCGGACTCAGGCGCCATAGCGGTGAAGAGACTGGAGAGCGTAAGGCAGGGGGAGAAGCAGTTCAGGATGGAAGTGAGCACCATCGGGACGATTCACCATGTCAATCTGGTCCGCCTCCGTGGCTTCTGCTGCGAAGGTGACAAGAGGCTGCTCGTCTACGACTACATGCCGATGGGCTCATTGGAATCCGTTCTGTTCGCCGATGGCCGCGAAGCTTTGGACTGGAAGAAAAGGTACGGGATCGCGCTGGGGATCGCAAGAGGCTTAGCGTATCTTCACGAGAAGTGCAGGGAATGCATCATGCACTGCGACATCAAGCCGGAGAACATACTTCTCGACATGGATATGTGTCCAAAGATCGCCGACTTCGGCATGGCCAAGCTGCTGGGCCGCGAGTTTAGCCGGGTGCTGACGACGGTGAGGGGGACCATCGGCTATCTCGCCCCGGAGTGGATCACAGGATCCGCCATCACTCCCAAAGCGGACGTTTACAGCTTCGGGCTAATGCTGCATGAGATCGTCTCGGGAAGTCGAAACACGGAGACGCGCGAAGAATGGAATCGGTTTTACTTCCCTCTTTGGGCTGCAATCAAATTGCAAGAAGGCGACACTCTGTGCTTGCTGGATCCGAGGTTGAAGGGGAAGGCGGACGAGGAGGAGCTGAGTCGAGTGTGTAGGATTGCATGTTGGTGCATTCAGGATTTGGAGTGCAGTAGGCCGAGCATGGGAGAAGTGGTTCAGCAACTGGAGGGAGTATTAGACGTCAGCATACCGCCCATCCCtgccttgctaaagaagcttgtggATGATGAGTCGGCTGAGAATAACCACTACTACACCACCATCTAGAATACATACTGGTAGTAAAACGCATTATGAATAATGAATGTTGTACTGAGGTAACACGCCTTATATGCTCTGCTGTAGCGTGATAGTATTGTAATTCCGCTAATGTTACGTTGACCGAAGATGTTGAGCAAAgcttaattaaataaataaatagtttatTCTAGTAGTGATTGCTCATAGCATGAATTTATCTGTTTCTTTGTCACCT
The window above is part of the Musa acuminata AAA Group cultivar baxijiao chromosome BXJ1-1, Cavendish_Baxijiao_AAA, whole genome shotgun sequence genome. Proteins encoded here:
- the LOC103994957 gene encoding G-type lectin S-receptor-like serine/threonine-protein kinase At2g19130; its protein translation is MSARRRQMAQLLALCLSEFFLLFTFSAHTGVADDSLFRGQSLSGGQTMVSRGGKVELGFFAPGNSSKYYIGIWYKVSKQPVVWVANREKPVASASSSELTLAEDGNLVLRLKDSKKQIWSSNSSNSLASNSTVAVLLDDGNLVLKDNITSDTLWQSFDHPTNAWLPGAKLGYNKLTGRDWFLTSWRNPEDPSPGMFTMELDPNGSDQLNLLRDRRQRYWASGLCTGDTFSGIPEIKSNHFVDFSQVSNTNVNEFSYRVRDSAATHYIMLDFTGEMKRQKWDDEAKEMLQFCSLPWDPCDVDGRCGPFGSCDNFTSPPCHCLQGFNPRSRNEWALGDYTGGCVRRTPLRCGERDGFLELPNTQLPASPVRMSTIGGREECRIACLRNCSCTAYAFHSNCSIWQGDLVNLKYLGSSNGAESGAIYVRVDASELADNDHKNRKKTATIVVGALSGIAAIAVVVLLLALRYRKGATVGASEGVQGPLIAFDYKLIRKATKGFSEKLGRGSFGSVFKGELPDSGAIAVKRLESVRQGEKQFRMEVSTIGTIHHVNLVRLRGFCCEGDKRLLVYDYMPMGSLESVLFADGREALDWKKRYGIALGIARGLAYLHEKCRECIMHCDIKPENILLDMDMCPKIADFGMAKLLGREFSRVLTTVRGTIGYLAPEWITGSAITPKADVYSFGLMLHEIVSGSRNTETREEWNRFYFPLWAAIKLQEGDTLCLLDPRLKGKADEEELSRVCRIACWCIQDLECSRPSMGEVVQQLEGVLDVSIPPIPALLKKLVDDESAENNHYYTTI